A genomic region of Sideroxydans sp. CL21 contains the following coding sequences:
- a CDS encoding asparagine synthase-related protein, with the protein MNGFEVFSSGTDGAGVDPARIVPATCKAAYEYSPIGQGESILIWGRANGDIHFIARGKNSYLVLSGYLVGAKSRQAFNNQSDAAEWCLAQIDGKESFEALAEWLSELHGSFGFYYRNDQRDVTYCIADRMASRPLWRKWHNSGWLVSSHPTAIALSLPSPKLDAGFVASFLLYGGPVDPGKNLFLGVEGTPAGTIVRLDAQGNHNEYRWYSFHHRPDNELSLTDWVNLTSERLLSAATRLVQSGENLAVFFSGGTDSRLAAAALKAAGGDPLLVTLGDGENLEVKVARKTAKALGLRHKVIWRDNLWYLRSLENAVYETGGNYVWIHGHFSEAAASVNEEYGATSFILGDLCEAFSKLCCSVDQAGKERCLPEEFVSVFDLLRLPLYRPANREATLSLLNAKIRAEVETSIEHEITDYYGKVFDASKDPLILGDQCLRWNSVQTIPTFFMFLDLRSSVPERNMMFDANVHEVLEMLPSRFRNEKNLGALLIHKLHPRAAWVMNSNSMLPMCWPPAAHKLTRRIKPILGKVRRFIFGNTYRTTGSWPKHSILYATDPEWRRSFENILNQADLFDPEIFDRDAIRQCWQEFLLGKDDRVGDVEKLVQLGILSRMLKAGN; encoded by the coding sequence ATGAATGGTTTTGAAGTTTTTAGCAGTGGCACCGACGGGGCAGGTGTTGACCCTGCACGTATCGTTCCCGCTACCTGCAAGGCAGCTTATGAATACAGCCCTATCGGACAAGGAGAAAGTATTCTCATCTGGGGACGCGCCAATGGAGATATTCACTTCATCGCTAGAGGGAAAAACTCGTACCTTGTACTTTCCGGCTATCTTGTCGGAGCCAAGTCCAGACAAGCTTTTAACAATCAGAGCGATGCTGCAGAGTGGTGTCTTGCCCAGATTGACGGGAAGGAATCGTTCGAGGCGTTGGCGGAATGGCTATCAGAACTTCATGGCTCATTTGGATTTTATTATCGCAACGACCAACGTGACGTTACCTATTGTATTGCGGATCGCATGGCTTCGCGCCCGCTCTGGAGAAAGTGGCACAATTCCGGATGGCTTGTTTCTTCGCATCCCACGGCCATTGCACTTTCTTTGCCGTCCCCCAAATTGGATGCGGGTTTCGTTGCATCATTCCTTCTCTATGGCGGTCCGGTGGATCCTGGCAAGAATCTATTTCTAGGAGTCGAAGGCACTCCGGCTGGAACGATTGTCAGATTGGATGCTCAAGGAAATCACAATGAATATCGCTGGTATAGTTTTCATCACCGGCCTGACAATGAATTATCCTTGACTGACTGGGTAAACCTGACATCAGAACGTTTGTTGTCTGCCGCAACCAGATTGGTCCAGAGTGGTGAAAACCTGGCAGTCTTCTTCAGCGGCGGGACCGACTCCAGGCTTGCTGCCGCGGCGCTGAAGGCGGCTGGTGGGGATCCATTATTGGTAACTCTGGGGGATGGCGAAAACCTCGAAGTTAAAGTGGCACGAAAGACGGCAAAAGCGCTTGGTCTTCGACACAAGGTTATCTGGCGCGACAACCTGTGGTATTTGAGATCGTTGGAAAATGCCGTGTACGAGACCGGCGGAAACTATGTCTGGATTCACGGCCACTTTTCTGAGGCTGCAGCCAGCGTCAATGAGGAGTACGGCGCGACGAGTTTTATCCTCGGCGATCTATGTGAAGCCTTTAGCAAACTGTGTTGTTCGGTGGATCAGGCCGGCAAGGAAAGATGTTTACCAGAAGAATTTGTGAGTGTATTTGATCTACTTAGGCTGCCTCTTTATCGACCTGCAAACAGGGAAGCGACCCTGTCTTTGCTGAATGCGAAAATTCGCGCAGAAGTTGAAACTTCAATCGAGCACGAAATCACGGATTATTATGGGAAGGTTTTCGATGCCTCCAAAGATCCGCTTATTTTAGGGGATCAATGTTTGCGCTGGAATTCCGTGCAGACCATTCCAACTTTCTTCATGTTCTTGGACCTGCGTAGCAGCGTACCGGAAAGAAACATGATGTTCGATGCCAATGTTCATGAAGTGCTTGAAATGCTTCCATCGCGTTTTCGCAATGAAAAGAATCTTGGTGCGCTTTTGATACATAAACTGCATCCCCGCGCGGCATGGGTGATGAATTCCAACAGCATGCTACCGATGTGCTGGCCACCTGCAGCACATAAACTGACACGACGTATCAAACCCATTCTGGGCAAAGTACGACGCTTTATATTTGGCAACACCTACCGAACAACAGGTTCGTGGCCCAAGCATTCAATACTGTATGCAACCGATCCTGAATGGAGACGCAGCTTCGAGAATATTCTGAATCAAGCTGATTTATTCGATCCCGAAATCTTTGATAGAGACGCTATTCGGCAATGTTGGCAGGAATTCTTACTTGGGAAAGACGATCGCGTTGGAGATGTCGAAAAACTGGTGCAGTTAGGTATATTGAGCCGGATGCTCAAGGCTGGAAATTGA
- a CDS encoding glycosyltransferase family 4 protein, with translation MATRIAYVINRYPMVSHSFIRREILALERQDFEILRISINGWDATLVDETDQQERLKTRYILQNQTISLLLAVLRTLLMTPRRFFTAFALAVRMGRGAQRSVPYHLAYLAEACCILPWLKSFGATHMHAHFGTNSAEVVMLAHALGGPQYSFTVHGQDELLFGGTAEKVHRAAFVVAISSFGRSQLYRRVEHKHWSKIKVVHCGLETAFHGIDSVPPAAIPRLVCVGRLSKEKAQLLLVEAAYQLMQKGIEFELVLAGDGEMRSEIEDLIAQYGLTKQIRITGWLSSNQVREEILAARSLVLPSFTEGLPVVIMEAFALRRPVLATYVGGIPELVIQGENGWLFPAGSVNELAAALEDCLSKSPDELKKMGDSGFHRVVERHSIDTEAAKLAELFRASSQQYS, from the coding sequence ATGGCTACGCGAATTGCCTATGTGATCAACCGGTATCCAATGGTCAGTCACAGTTTCATCAGAAGAGAAATTCTGGCGCTGGAACGTCAGGACTTTGAAATTCTGCGAATTTCCATAAATGGCTGGGATGCCACATTGGTAGACGAAACAGATCAGCAAGAGCGCCTGAAAACTCGCTATATTCTGCAAAACCAAACCATTTCCCTCTTGCTGGCGGTATTGCGAACCCTGTTGATGACACCCAGGCGTTTCTTTACTGCATTCGCCTTGGCAGTTCGCATGGGACGCGGCGCACAACGTTCCGTGCCGTATCACTTGGCATATCTTGCTGAAGCATGTTGCATATTGCCCTGGTTGAAGTCTTTCGGTGCCACGCATATGCATGCCCATTTTGGAACCAACTCGGCAGAAGTTGTCATGCTGGCGCATGCCTTGGGTGGACCACAATATAGTTTCACGGTGCATGGTCAGGACGAGTTGCTTTTTGGGGGAACAGCCGAAAAGGTACACCGTGCTGCATTTGTGGTCGCAATCAGTTCGTTTGGACGTAGCCAGCTTTATCGCAGGGTTGAGCACAAACACTGGTCAAAGATAAAAGTAGTTCATTGCGGGTTGGAAACAGCGTTTCACGGCATCGACTCCGTGCCGCCTGCTGCAATTCCGCGTCTTGTTTGCGTGGGTCGTCTGAGCAAGGAAAAGGCCCAGTTACTGTTGGTTGAAGCAGCCTATCAATTGATGCAGAAAGGTATCGAGTTCGAATTGGTTCTTGCAGGCGATGGCGAGATGCGATCTGAAATTGAGGATTTGATCGCGCAATATGGGCTAACCAAACAAATTCGAATTACAGGCTGGCTCAGCAGCAATCAGGTTCGCGAAGAAATTCTGGCGGCGCGTAGCCTGGTTTTGCCCAGTTTTACCGAAGGATTGCCTGTGGTCATCATGGAAGCCTTTGCTTTGCGTCGGCCCGTATTGGCTACCTATGTCGGTGGAATTCCAGAACTGGTCATTCAAGGTGAAAACGGATGGCTATTCCCTGCCGGTTCGGTTAACGAACTAGCGGCAGCTCTGGAAGATTGCCTGTCGAAATCCCCCGACGAATTGAAAAAAATGGGAGATTCTGGATTTCATCGTGTCGTGGAACGTCACTCTATCGATACTGAAGCTGCCAAACTTGCAGAACTCTTTCGTGCATCCAGCCAGCAGTATTCATGA
- a CDS encoding glycosyltransferase family 2 protein, protein MPDISVILVSYNTIEMTKTALSHLFSSSHHLEMEVIVIDNASKDNSAEILRQEYPQIRLIENKINVGFGRANNQALPFIKSRYVLLLNTDAFIEPDTIAKTVQYMDANPKCGILGVKLFGRDGVIQPSCRFFPTPWNLFLSRTGLKRIFKGTKMVDDMSWDHAAVRDCDWVPGCYYLVRKEVIDQVGLFDARYFLYSEEMDHCFATKKAGWQVVYYPYTSVVHIGGESAKSDGEITASGRQISSLQIESELLYFRKNCGLVASIVNVFLMSLADFIEILKDIARFKRPEWLYLRLMHSLTVWKCFFQTRMGKQPIH, encoded by the coding sequence ATGCCGGATATTTCAGTAATTCTTGTTAGCTACAATACGATAGAGATGACGAAAACAGCACTCAGTCATCTATTTTCCTCTTCGCATCATTTAGAGATGGAGGTAATTGTTATTGATAACGCTTCAAAAGATAATTCTGCGGAAATCCTTCGCCAGGAATATCCACAAATCAGACTCATCGAGAATAAAATAAATGTGGGTTTTGGGCGTGCCAATAATCAAGCTTTACCATTCATCAAAAGCCGATATGTGCTTTTACTAAATACCGATGCTTTTATAGAGCCGGACACTATTGCCAAAACAGTTCAATACATGGATGCCAACCCCAAGTGTGGCATTCTTGGTGTCAAGTTGTTTGGGCGTGATGGTGTCATTCAACCTTCATGCCGGTTTTTCCCAACTCCTTGGAATCTTTTCCTGTCCCGCACGGGCCTGAAACGCATTTTTAAGGGTACGAAAATGGTGGATGACATGTCTTGGGATCACGCTGCTGTTAGAGATTGTGACTGGGTGCCTGGCTGTTATTACTTGGTTCGAAAAGAAGTTATTGATCAGGTGGGGCTGTTTGATGCCAGATATTTTTTATACTCTGAAGAAATGGACCATTGTTTCGCCACAAAAAAAGCCGGTTGGCAAGTTGTTTACTATCCTTATACTTCGGTGGTGCATATTGGTGGTGAGAGTGCCAAGTCAGACGGAGAAATTACAGCGAGTGGGCGGCAAATTTCTTCTTTGCAAATTGAGAGTGAATTATTGTATTTCCGCAAAAATTGCGGGTTGGTCGCTTCCATAGTGAATGTTTTTTTGATGTCACTTGCTGATTTCATCGAGATTTTGAAAGATATAGCCAGGTTCAAGCGACCTGAATGGCTCTACTTGCGCTTAATGCATTCGCTCACAGTGTGGAAGTGTTTTTTTCAAACCAGAATGGGCAAGCAACCGATACATTAA
- a CDS encoding glycosyltransferase family A protein, which produces MLDLTCVGVVIIGRNEGERLVRCLASLTAQFSKLIYVDSGSTDDSVNAALSAGADVVALDMTVPFTAARARNEGFARMRKIYPQIQYVQFVDGDCELVDGWLEAAATFLDNNKNVAMVCGRLRERHPEHSIYNLLCDIEWDTEIGLAKACGGIAMARVDGFEAAGGYRANLIAGEESELCVRLRLAGWQVWRLDADMALHDAAMTHFWQWWKRTRRSGYAYAEGKYLHGSSPEMHRVKESRRIWIWGLLIPLVVACLTVWLGVWSLALLLLYPLQVVRIALRGTRSAHENWWRAFFLVLGKFPEAAGQMNFLYNRVTGNTAHLIEYK; this is translated from the coding sequence ATGTTAGATTTAACGTGCGTAGGAGTTGTCATTATTGGCCGCAATGAGGGAGAACGTCTCGTGCGATGCCTTGCGTCTTTAACCGCTCAGTTCTCTAAACTTATCTATGTGGATTCAGGCTCGACGGATGACTCAGTGAATGCGGCATTGAGCGCTGGTGCTGACGTTGTGGCTTTGGATATGACAGTTCCTTTTACAGCTGCACGTGCAAGAAATGAAGGATTTGCGCGGATGAGAAAAATTTATCCTCAAATCCAATATGTTCAGTTTGTGGATGGTGATTGCGAGTTAGTAGACGGGTGGCTAGAAGCAGCAGCCACATTTTTGGACAATAATAAAAATGTGGCAATGGTTTGCGGCCGTCTCAGGGAGCGGCATCCAGAACATTCTATCTATAATTTGCTTTGCGATATCGAATGGGATACTGAGATTGGTTTGGCAAAGGCATGTGGCGGCATCGCTATGGCGAGGGTGGACGGGTTCGAGGCTGCAGGCGGTTATCGCGCCAATTTGATTGCCGGAGAAGAATCGGAGTTGTGTGTGCGCCTCCGGTTAGCCGGGTGGCAAGTTTGGCGACTTGACGCCGATATGGCGCTGCATGATGCCGCAATGACACATTTCTGGCAGTGGTGGAAACGAACACGACGCTCCGGATACGCCTATGCTGAGGGAAAATATTTGCATGGATCTTCGCCGGAAATGCATCGCGTGAAGGAGTCGCGGCGTATCTGGATATGGGGTTTACTTATTCCTTTGGTTGTCGCTTGTTTAACTGTCTGGCTAGGGGTATGGAGCTTGGCGTTATTGCTGCTTTACCCGTTGCAGGTTGTCCGTATTGCTTTGCGAGGGACACGATCGGCGCATGAAAACTGGTGGCGCGCCTTTTTCTTGGTGCTGGGGAAATTTCCCGAGGCGGCTGGACAGATGAACTTTTTGTATAACAGAGTTACCGGAAATACTGCACACCTTATAGAATATAAATGA
- a CDS encoding serine acetyltransferase, translated as MNKGGVIVVVSAEVPDWSREKKSFFSWQPSRSLLASIRMYQGCAESRNPWRILIKRFAVLRHRFWSIVTGADIPLDSQIGGGLLLPHPNGVVIHPGARIGPNCLIFQQVTIGTRASSDPPVIGGHVDIGAGAKILGNIHIGDHACIGANAVVLTNVPTGKTAVGIPAAIVGS; from the coding sequence ATGAATAAGGGAGGAGTCATTGTGGTTGTTTCCGCGGAAGTACCAGATTGGTCACGTGAAAAAAAATCTTTTTTTTCATGGCAGCCATCCCGGTCATTGCTTGCTAGTATTCGGATGTATCAGGGATGTGCTGAATCACGTAATCCTTGGCGTATCCTAATAAAGAGATTCGCTGTATTGCGACATCGGTTCTGGAGCATAGTTACGGGAGCAGATATTCCCCTTGATAGCCAGATTGGCGGTGGTTTACTGCTGCCTCATCCAAATGGTGTCGTTATCCATCCTGGCGCACGGATCGGGCCGAATTGTTTGATCTTCCAGCAGGTCACAATTGGTACTCGCGCATCTAGCGATCCGCCAGTGATTGGAGGCCATGTTGACATCGGAGCAGGCGCAAAGATTCTGGGAAATATTCATATTGGTGATCATGCTTGCATCGGGGCGAACGCAGTGGTTCTGACAAATGTTCCTACTGGAAAAACGGCAGTTGGCATTCCTGCCGCGATTGTTGGAAGCTGA
- a CDS encoding glycosyltransferase family 2 protein yields the protein MNRRYCLITPCRNEEQYARRTLESVVKQSVAPSMWIIVDDGSKDSTPQILEEYANRYPFIRIIRRPDRGVRKVGPGVIEAFYEGYAAINTDDFEYICKFDLDLEIPPRYFEILMERMEQQPRLGTCSGKPYFPDPDTGELISEMCGDEMSVGMTKFYRTQCFEEIGGFVREVMWDGIDCHTCRMKGWLARSWDDADLRFLHLRAMGSSQKGMLTGRQRHGFGQYFMGTWFPYMVASAGFRMTRPPVVVGGLAMLWGYITSWARGLPKYDDTEFIRFLHAYQKRCLIVGKRKATEEIEQKILGSTH from the coding sequence GTGAATAGGCGTTACTGTTTAATTACTCCATGCAGAAACGAGGAGCAATACGCACGCAGAACCTTGGAAAGCGTCGTGAAGCAAAGCGTTGCTCCATCAATGTGGATAATTGTGGACGATGGCTCAAAAGATTCGACTCCGCAAATTCTGGAAGAATATGCAAATCGTTATCCCTTTATTCGAATAATTAGACGGCCTGATCGTGGAGTTCGCAAAGTTGGGCCGGGTGTTATCGAAGCCTTTTATGAGGGATACGCTGCGATCAATACTGATGATTTTGAATATATTTGCAAGTTTGATCTTGATTTGGAAATTCCTCCCCGATATTTCGAAATACTAATGGAACGGATGGAGCAACAGCCGCGTCTAGGCACCTGTAGCGGTAAGCCATATTTCCCTGATCCTGATACAGGCGAGCTTATCAGCGAAATGTGTGGTGATGAAATGTCGGTGGGCATGACGAAGTTCTATCGCACTCAATGCTTTGAAGAAATTGGTGGCTTTGTTCGTGAAGTGATGTGGGACGGGATTGACTGCCACACTTGCCGGATGAAAGGTTGGCTTGCTCGCAGTTGGGATGATGCAGACTTGCGCTTCCTTCATTTGCGTGCAATGGGTTCTAGCCAGAAAGGTATGCTTACCGGTAGGCAACGCCACGGTTTCGGTCAATACTTCATGGGTACCTGGTTTCCCTATATGGTTGCCAGTGCCGGGTTTCGTATGACCCGGCCTCCTGTTGTCGTTGGAGGACTTGCGATGCTGTGGGGATACATCACGAGCTGGGCAAGGGGACTGCCAAAATACGACGACACTGAGTTCATTCGTTTTCTTCATGCTTATCAGAAGCGATGCTTGATCGTTGGAAAGCGAAAAGCCACGGAAGAAATCGAACAAAAAATCTTGGGCTCAACCCATTAG
- a CDS encoding WecB/TagA/CpsF family glycosyltransferase has product MQLDSLPVVLIENVPFAKLRMKEVVNLIIHRHSQGHGGWVVTPNIDILHRLVTDASFHLLVSSESTIFTADGAPIIWLSRLLGTPLPERVAGSDVFVELVAQAASNGKTIFLLGGNPGAAEIAAQKFQQIYPAICLAGCYAPPFGFEKSVDEMEKIRKFLVTTRPDIIFVGLGSPKQEKLIALLRELLPSSWWLGIGVSFSFVAGDVKRAPVWMQRAGLEWFYRVLQEPKRLFKRYFLINIPFAITLFARNLIKRMLLARGKTH; this is encoded by the coding sequence ATGCAATTGGACTCTCTACCTGTTGTGCTGATAGAAAACGTACCCTTTGCCAAATTAAGAATGAAGGAAGTCGTGAATTTGATCATTCATCGACATTCACAAGGACATGGCGGATGGGTAGTGACTCCCAACATTGACATATTGCATCGTTTGGTAACGGATGCATCTTTTCACTTACTAGTTAGTAGCGAATCCACTATCTTTACAGCGGACGGAGCCCCGATTATCTGGCTGAGCCGTTTGTTGGGTACACCTCTACCGGAACGTGTTGCCGGATCGGATGTTTTTGTCGAGCTTGTGGCACAAGCCGCATCAAATGGTAAGACGATATTCCTGTTGGGTGGCAATCCAGGTGCTGCAGAAATTGCCGCCCAAAAATTTCAGCAAATATACCCCGCGATTTGCCTTGCCGGTTGCTACGCACCTCCATTCGGCTTTGAAAAAAGCGTTGATGAAATGGAGAAAATTCGAAAATTTCTGGTAACAACTCGACCAGACATTATATTTGTTGGCTTGGGATCACCGAAGCAGGAAAAGCTAATTGCGTTGCTCCGGGAACTCTTGCCGTCTTCATGGTGGTTGGGGATAGGTGTGAGTTTCAGTTTTGTGGCTGGGGATGTTAAGCGTGCCCCAGTCTGGATGCAAAGGGCTGGTTTGGAATGGTTTTATCGGGTTCTACAGGAGCCAAAACGTCTTTTTAAACGTTACTTCTTGATTAATATCCCTTTTGCAATCACGTTGTTTGCCAGAAATCTGATCAAACGGATGCTGTTAGCCAGAGGCAAAACCCATTAA
- a CDS encoding PEP-CTERM sorting domain-containing protein: MTMTQNRIARHSLKAALVAAALIGAQPAWADQIDLHNFWAGAGNININYSGNVWYDQTVTLNNYNIAGGAGGFQTFDLTTDPNRTKPFQTFCVDIFHDFNFGSQSVSYDYAPTQNPSGLSSAALLNLGRLYTLYGTNIASTSSTNLNETAFQLAIWAIVNDGQSINSAGKFSLTSGQPISFTNYSYGTPNGSISLAQQWLNNLANATSSYNAQFLMLQPNQYQGTPGTGSQDVVYFTPASAVPEPETYAMLLAGLGLVGFLARRSKSQNNTMNLV, encoded by the coding sequence ATGACGATGACTCAAAACAGAATTGCACGGCACAGTTTGAAAGCAGCGCTCGTAGCAGCCGCGCTGATTGGTGCACAACCGGCATGGGCAGATCAGATTGACTTGCACAATTTTTGGGCTGGGGCTGGAAACATAAACATAAATTACTCAGGCAATGTTTGGTATGACCAGACTGTAACCCTTAATAACTACAATATTGCTGGTGGGGCTGGTGGTTTCCAAACGTTTGACTTGACAACAGATCCGAATAGGACAAAGCCTTTTCAAACATTTTGTGTGGATATTTTCCACGATTTCAATTTTGGTTCCCAATCTGTATCATATGATTATGCACCAACGCAAAATCCGTCCGGGTTAAGTTCGGCTGCACTCCTAAACCTTGGGCGCCTGTATACGTTGTATGGTACTAACATAGCTTCTACATCAAGCACTAATCTTAATGAGACAGCTTTTCAGCTTGCAATTTGGGCAATTGTGAACGACGGACAATCGATCAATAGCGCTGGAAAATTTAGCCTGACGAGTGGGCAGCCAATAAGCTTTACCAATTATTCTTATGGTACCCCCAATGGTTCAATTTCTCTCGCTCAACAATGGTTAAATAACTTGGCAAATGCTACCAGTAGTTACAATGCCCAATTTTTAATGCTGCAACCAAATCAATATCAGGGGACGCCCGGCACAGGTTCTCAGGATGTTGTGTATTTCACTCCGGCTTCTGCAGTACCCGAACCTGAAACCTACGCCATGCTTCTGGCTGGTCTCGGGTTGGTTGGGTTCTTGGCAAGACGCAGCAAGAGCCAGAATAACACGATGAATCTTGTCTGA
- the galE gene encoding UDP-glucose 4-epimerase GalE — protein sequence MILVTGGTGYIGSHTVVELMQAGFEVLIVDNFCNSKASVLERIERIVGSRPGFVETDVRSREAMRALFADYRVEAVIHFAGLKAVGESVAQPLRYYDNNINGSLVLFETMAEAGVKTLVFSSSATVYGDPHAVPIREDFPLSATNPYGRSKLIIEQILGDIAHADASWHIALLRYFNPVGAHESGLIGEDPNGIPNNLMPYIAKVAVGTLAELSVFGCDYPTHDGTGVRDYIHVVDLARGHLAALKALTVSPGVLTANLGTGQGYSVLDVVRAFEAASGKKVPYKIVGRRPGDIAACYADPLLAKTLLGWQAQYGIEDMCRDVWRWQSMSNVAS from the coding sequence ATGATTCTAGTAACAGGTGGTACCGGCTACATAGGTTCGCATACGGTTGTGGAATTGATGCAGGCCGGATTCGAGGTCCTGATTGTCGATAACTTCTGCAACAGCAAGGCATCGGTACTTGAGCGTATTGAACGTATTGTCGGGAGTCGCCCTGGTTTCGTAGAGACAGATGTTCGCAGCCGCGAGGCAATGCGTGCATTGTTTGCCGACTATCGCGTGGAAGCGGTAATTCATTTTGCCGGCTTGAAAGCGGTAGGCGAATCCGTGGCCCAGCCATTGCGCTATTACGACAATAATATTAACGGTAGCTTGGTGCTGTTTGAAACGATGGCCGAGGCAGGGGTGAAGACGCTGGTGTTTTCATCGTCCGCTACGGTTTATGGAGACCCTCATGCGGTGCCTATACGTGAAGATTTTCCTCTTTCTGCGACCAATCCCTATGGACGCTCCAAATTGATTATTGAGCAAATTCTCGGCGATATCGCCCATGCGGATGCTTCATGGCACATCGCCTTATTGCGTTATTTCAACCCGGTGGGTGCTCATGAGTCCGGTTTGATCGGCGAAGATCCAAACGGAATCCCAAATAATCTGATGCCCTATATCGCAAAAGTGGCCGTGGGTACCCTGGCAGAGCTTTCGGTTTTTGGTTGCGATTATCCAACGCATGATGGAACCGGGGTTCGTGATTACATCCACGTAGTGGACTTGGCTCGCGGCCATCTTGCAGCGCTTAAAGCATTGACAGTTTCTCCAGGCGTGCTGACGGCCAATTTGGGAACAGGGCAGGGCTATAGTGTGCTTGACGTCGTTCGGGCATTTGAAGCGGCAAGCGGGAAGAAAGTGCCGTACAAGATTGTAGGTCGGCGACCCGGCGACATAGCCGCGTGCTATGCCGATCCCTTGCTTGCAAAAACACTATTGGGTTGGCAGGCACAATATGGCATTGAAGATATGTGCCGCGATGTATGGCGCTGGCAATCAATGTCGAATGTGGCAAGTTGA